The following coding sequences are from one Muntiacus reevesi chromosome 17, mMunRee1.1, whole genome shotgun sequence window:
- the FOXB2 gene encoding forkhead box protein B2 yields MPRPGKSSYSDQKPPYSYISLTAMAIQHSAEKMLPLSDIYKFIMERFPYYREHTQRWQNSLRHNLSFNDCFIKIPRRPDQPGKGSFWALHPDCGDMFENGSFLRRRKRFKVLRADHPHLQAGSTKGAPGAGPGGHVHPHHAHHPHHHHHAAAHHHHHHHHPPPPPPPHMVHYFHQQPPPAPQPPPPLASQPPQQPPPPPQPPQQSHPGKMQEAAAVAAAAAAAAAAAVGSVGRLSQFPPYGLGSAAAAAAAAAASTSGFKHPFAIENIIGRDYKGVLQAGGLPLASVMHHLGYPVPGQLGNVVSSVWPHVGVMDSVAAAAAAAAAAGVPVGPEYGAFGVPVKALCHSASQSLPAVPVPIKPTPALPPVAALPPTLAVPGATQQPPAQSTVCPAAAASPAAPLMEPAAPGAAETKGGSLHSVLVHS; encoded by the coding sequence ATGCCGCGGCCGGGGAAAAGTTCGTACAGCGACCAAAAGCCTCCCTACTCTTACATCTCGCTGACCGCGATGGCCATCCAACACTCAGCGGAAAAGATGCTGCCGCTGAGCGACATCTATAAGTTCATCATGGAACGCTTCCCCTACTACCGCGAGCACACGCAGCGCTGGCAGAACAGCCTGCGCCACAACCTCTCCTTCAACGACTGCTTCATCAAGATCCCGCGGCGGCCCGACCAGCCCGGCAAGGGCAGCTTCTGGGCACTGCATCCCGACTGCGGCGACATGTTCGAGAACGGCAGCTTTCTGCGGCGCCGCAAGCGCTTCAAGGTGCTGCGCGCGGACCACCCTCACCTGCAGGCTGGAAGCACCAAGGGCGCGCCGGGCGCTGGGCCCGGAGGGCACGTGCACCCCCACCACGCGCATCAcccacaccatcaccaccacgcCGCGGcgcaccaccaccatcaccaccatcacccgccgccgccgccgcctccgcacATGGTGCACTATTTCCACCAGCAGCCGCCTCCAGctccgcagccgccgccgcccctCGCTTCGCAGCCCCcgcagcagccgccgccgccgccgcagcctcCGCAGCAGTCTCACCCCGGCAAGATGCAGGAGGCGGCGGCcgtggcggcggcggcagcggcggcggcggcagcggccgTGGGCAGCGTGGGGCGCCTGTCCCAGTTCCCGCCCTACGGGCTGGgctcggccgccgccgccgccgccgctgccgccgcgtCCACGTCGGGCTTCAAGCACCCGTTTGCCATCGAAAACATCATAGGCCGGGACTACAAGGGCGTGCTGCAGGCGGGCGGGCTGCCCCTGGCGTCCGTCATGCACCACCTGGGCTACCCCGTGCCGGGCCAGCTGGGCAACGTGGTCAGCTCCGTGTGGCCGCACGTCGGCGTCATGGACTCGGTGGCCGCggctgccgccgccgctgccgccgcgggGGTCCCCGTGGGCCCGGAGTACGGCGCCTTCGGGGTGCCGGTCAAGGCCTTGTGCCACTCGGCAAGCCAGAGCCTCCCCGCGGTGCCCGTGCCCATCAAGCCGACTCCCGCGCTGCCTCCAGTGGCCGCGCTGCCGCCGACGCTCGCTGTCCCCGGGGCCACGCAGCAGCCGCCGGCGCAGTCCACCGTGTGCCCGGCGGCCGCCGCCTCGCCCGCCGCCCCCCTGATGGAGCCCGCCGCCCCCGGCGCGGCCGAGACCAAAGGCGGCTCTCTGCACTCCGTGCTGGTGCACTCTTAG